The Rhodopseudomonas palustris genome window below encodes:
- a CDS encoding DUF2478 domain-containing protein, with protein sequence MTETPPEADSPRIAAIVYRAEDDVDGLLAAFAFDRLRAGDRLGGVVQRNVKDASGRRTDMQLIDLMTGQAIGISQTLGGGAGSCKLDAAGLAESAQAVSRAVAAEVALVVINKFSKQEATGHGLRSEFAEAIVAGRPLLTAVPEKCAEAWRDFIGDGGAELPCTRAAVEAWWREASSERTAALCAQGRTGTTDRQPDDRDWLWRTIC encoded by the coding sequence ATGACCGAGACCCCGCCCGAGGCAGACTCCCCGCGCATCGCCGCGATCGTCTATCGCGCCGAGGACGACGTCGACGGCCTGCTGGCGGCGTTCGCGTTCGACCGGCTGCGCGCCGGCGACCGGCTCGGCGGCGTGGTGCAGCGGAACGTCAAGGACGCGTCCGGCCGCAGGACCGACATGCAACTGATCGACCTGATGACCGGGCAGGCGATCGGCATCTCGCAGACGCTCGGCGGCGGCGCCGGATCGTGCAAGCTCGACGCCGCCGGGCTCGCGGAGTCGGCGCAGGCGGTGAGCCGCGCCGTCGCGGCCGAGGTCGCGCTCGTCGTCATCAACAAATTCTCCAAACAGGAGGCCACCGGCCACGGGCTGCGCAGCGAGTTCGCCGAGGCGATCGTCGCCGGGCGGCCGCTGCTGACCGCGGTGCCGGAGAAATGCGCCGAGGCCTGGCGCGACTTCATCGGCGATGGTGGCGCCGAACTGCCGTGCACGCGCGCCGCCGTCGAGGCGTGGTGGCGCGAGGCGAGTTCGGAGCGCACCGCAGCGCTCTGCGCGCAGGGCCGAACCGGCACCACCGACCGGCAGCCCGACGACCGTGACTGGCTGTGGCGAACGATCTGCTGA
- a CDS encoding small ribosomal subunit Rsm22 family protein yields the protein MISPALPAELKAALEQALHGLQRDAAATRAAAISQTYRDGGNSSPIRTATDALAYAGARMPATYAAVAASLNALREIRPDFAPATLLDVGAGPGTASWAAAQAFESLSGFTLLDANGALRTLALTLAQDSRLAKANYQLGDARKLLGDAPEAALVIASYVINELDDSARDGFADALWRKTGDTLLIIEPGTPAGYARILAVRARLIAQGARVIAPCPHDNACPLQPPDWCHFVQRLPRSRLHQHLKGAELPYEDEKFIYVALSRSPPPSRPSRVLTQPELTKAAITAKLCTPQGLAHVVAPRRDKPAYARFRRLSWGDAISTDTARE from the coding sequence ATGATCTCCCCCGCCCTCCCCGCCGAATTGAAGGCCGCGCTGGAGCAGGCGCTGCACGGGCTGCAGCGCGACGCGGCGGCGACGCGGGCGGCTGCTATCTCACAGACCTATCGCGACGGCGGGAATTCGTCGCCGATCAGGACCGCGACCGACGCGCTGGCCTATGCGGGGGCGCGGATGCCCGCGACCTATGCGGCGGTGGCGGCGAGCCTGAATGCGCTGCGCGAGATCCGCCCGGACTTCGCGCCCGCGACGCTGCTCGATGTCGGCGCCGGACCCGGCACCGCGAGCTGGGCCGCCGCGCAGGCATTCGAGTCGTTGAGCGGCTTCACGCTGCTCGATGCGAACGGCGCGCTGCGTACATTGGCGCTGACGCTGGCGCAGGACAGCCGGCTCGCGAAAGCCAACTACCAACTCGGCGACGCGCGCAAACTGCTCGGCGACGCGCCGGAGGCCGCATTGGTGATCGCGAGCTACGTCATCAACGAACTCGACGACAGCGCGCGCGACGGCTTCGCCGACGCCCTGTGGCGCAAGACCGGCGATACGCTGCTGATCATCGAGCCCGGCACGCCGGCCGGCTACGCCCGCATCCTCGCGGTCCGCGCCCGGCTGATCGCACAGGGCGCGCGCGTGATCGCGCCGTGCCCGCACGACAATGCCTGCCCGTTGCAGCCGCCGGACTGGTGCCATTTCGTGCAGCGGCTGCCGCGGTCCAGATTGCATCAACACCTCAAGGGCGCCGAACTTCCCTACGAGGACGAAAAATTCATCTACGTCGCGCTGAGCCGCAGCCCGCCGCCGTCGCGGCCCTCGCGCGTGCTGACGCAGCCGGAGCTGACCAAGGCGGCGATCACGGCGAAACTGTGCACGCCGCAGGGGCTCGCGCACGTCGTCGCGCCGCGCCGCGACAAGCCGGCCTATGCGCGGTTCCGAAGGCTGAGTTGGGGCGACGCGATCAGCACCGACACGGCACGGGAATAA
- a CDS encoding NUDIX hydrolase, whose protein sequence is MLRKQFHAADEDVTLRAPVLAAGGIVLRRGGEPLFAVVHMRKRSDWVLPKGKLDDGETPRDAAEREVVEETGHLVEVHQFVGTLAYEVGGRSKVVHFWRMEAAPVQTRPLMKDIRAIDWLPLDEAVLRLSRSYEKAFLAHVGPLVLDSAARTVSSPPAPAPHPAPPADDEPVAELTVSPSLALEQPGDAQPTMLQRIRAWWRGRSRA, encoded by the coding sequence ATGCTGCGCAAGCAGTTTCATGCAGCGGACGAGGATGTGACCTTGCGGGCACCAGTGCTGGCAGCGGGCGGGATTGTATTGCGGCGCGGCGGTGAGCCGTTGTTCGCCGTTGTCCACATGCGCAAGCGCAGCGATTGGGTGCTGCCGAAGGGCAAGCTCGACGACGGCGAAACGCCGCGCGACGCCGCCGAGCGCGAGGTGGTGGAGGAGACCGGGCATCTCGTCGAGGTCCACCAATTCGTCGGCACGCTCGCCTATGAGGTCGGCGGCCGCTCCAAGGTGGTGCATTTCTGGCGGATGGAGGCGGCGCCGGTGCAGACCCGGCCGCTGATGAAGGACATCCGCGCGATCGACTGGCTGCCGCTGGACGAAGCGGTCCTGCGGCTGTCGCGCAGCTACGAAAAGGCGTTTCTGGCCCATGTCGGGCCGCTGGTGCTCGACTCCGCGGCGCGGACCGTGTCGTCGCCGCCCGCGCCGGCACCCCATCCCGCGCCGCCGGCCGATGACGAACCGGTCGCCGAGCTGACCGTTTCACCGTCGCTGGCGCTGGAGCAGCCGGGCGATGCGCAACCCACCATGCTGCAGCGCATCCGAGCCTGGTGGCGCGGCCGCTCCCGCGCGTGA
- a CDS encoding cytochrome P450 yields the protein MFSFDPYSPAVDADPFPLYKTLRDAHPVYWSEPAQMWVLSRYLDVAGAGTNWQVFSSAKGNLMTELPGRAGATLGTTDPPRHDRLRGLVQHAFMKRNLEALAEPMRDIARDAAEALRGRERFDFIADFSSKFTVRVLFAALGLPLGDEQTVRDKAVLMVQSDPVSRAKGPEHLAAYAWMQDYAAKVIAQRRAEPQNDLISHFSMAEIDGDRLDEREVLLTTTTLIMAGIESLGGFMSMLALNLADFADARRAVAADPALLPDAVEESLRYNTSAQRFKRCLQSDLTLHGVTMKAGDFVCLAYGSANRDERQFPDADVYDLKRKPKGHLGFGGGVHGCLGSAIARMAIRIAFDEFHKVVPDYTRVQPRLDWMPSSTFRSPLRLEMAVESRAKQAAA from the coding sequence ATGTTCAGCTTCGATCCCTACTCCCCCGCGGTCGATGCCGACCCGTTTCCGTTGTACAAGACCCTGCGCGACGCGCATCCGGTGTATTGGAGCGAGCCGGCGCAGATGTGGGTGCTGTCGCGCTATCTCGACGTCGCCGGCGCCGGCACCAATTGGCAGGTGTTCTCCTCGGCCAAGGGCAATCTGATGACCGAGCTGCCGGGCCGCGCCGGCGCCACGCTCGGCACCACCGATCCGCCGCGCCATGACCGGCTGCGTGGTCTCGTCCAGCACGCCTTCATGAAGCGCAATCTGGAGGCGCTGGCCGAGCCGATGCGCGACATCGCGCGCGACGCCGCCGAAGCGCTGCGCGGCCGCGAGCGGTTCGACTTCATCGCCGACTTCTCGTCGAAATTCACCGTCCGGGTGCTGTTCGCTGCCCTCGGCCTGCCGCTCGGTGACGAGCAGACGGTGCGCGACAAGGCGGTGCTGATGGTGCAGAGCGATCCCGTCAGCCGCGCCAAGGGGCCGGAGCATCTCGCCGCCTATGCGTGGATGCAGGACTACGCCGCGAAGGTGATCGCGCAGCGCCGCGCCGAACCGCAGAACGACCTGATCTCGCATTTCTCGATGGCCGAGATCGACGGCGACAGGCTCGACGAGCGCGAGGTGTTGCTGACCACCACGACGCTGATCATGGCCGGCATCGAGTCGCTCGGCGGCTTCATGAGCATGTTGGCGCTCAATCTCGCCGATTTCGCCGACGCCCGCCGCGCGGTCGCCGCCGATCCGGCGCTGCTGCCGGACGCGGTCGAGGAATCGCTGCGCTACAACACATCGGCGCAGCGGTTCAAGCGCTGCCTGCAGAGCGACCTGACGCTGCACGGCGTCACCATGAAGGCCGGCGACTTCGTCTGTCTCGCCTACGGCTCGGCCAATCGCGACGAGCGGCAGTTTCCGGACGCCGATGTGTACGATCTCAAGCGCAAGCCGAAGGGCCATCTCGGCTTCGGCGGCGGCGTCCACGGCTGCCTCGGCTCGGCGATCGCCCGGATGGCGATCAGGATCGCGTTCGACGAATTTCACAAGGTGGTGCCGGACTACACGCGGGTGCAGCCCCGGCTCGACTGGATGCCGTCCTCCACCTTCCGCAGCCCGCTGCGGCTGGAGATGGCGGTCGAAAGCCGGGCGAAGCAGGCCGCGGCGTAG
- a CDS encoding class III extradiol dioxygenase family protein: MATIIGGLAASHVPAIGGAMARGLQKDPYWAPFFDGFDATHRWLDAVKPDAAVVIYNDHGLNFFLDKMPTFAVGAAPDYRNEDEGWGIPVMAPFRGDTRLSWHIIETLVESEFDPVTCQEMLVDHAFSLPMELFFRERAHDIPAVPVVVNTVQHPLPSLRRCFKLGQAIGRAIESYPEDLKVVVIGTGGLSHQLEGERAGFINTAFDRRCMDAMTGDIDSLLGIDPHELVELAGSQGVEVMNWVAMRGALLGDVHELHRNYHLPISNTASGIMLLENRPKLAQAA, from the coding sequence ATGGCGACGATCATCGGCGGCCTCGCCGCCTCGCACGTGCCCGCGATCGGCGGCGCGATGGCCAGGGGCCTGCAGAAGGACCCCTATTGGGCGCCGTTCTTCGACGGCTTCGACGCCACGCATCGCTGGCTCGACGCGGTCAAGCCCGACGCCGCGGTGGTGATCTACAACGATCACGGCCTCAATTTCTTCCTCGACAAGATGCCGACCTTCGCGGTCGGCGCCGCGCCGGACTATCGCAACGAGGACGAAGGCTGGGGCATTCCGGTGATGGCGCCGTTCAGGGGCGACACCAGATTGTCGTGGCACATCATCGAGACGCTGGTGGAATCCGAGTTCGATCCGGTGACCTGCCAGGAGATGCTGGTCGATCACGCCTTCAGCCTGCCGATGGAATTGTTCTTCCGCGAAAGGGCGCACGACATTCCGGCGGTGCCGGTGGTGGTCAACACCGTGCAGCATCCGCTGCCGAGCCTCCGCAGGTGTTTCAAGCTCGGCCAGGCGATCGGCCGCGCCATCGAGAGCTATCCGGAAGATCTGAAAGTCGTGGTGATCGGCACCGGCGGGCTGTCGCACCAGCTCGAAGGCGAGCGCGCCGGCTTCATCAACACCGCGTTCGACCGGCGCTGCATGGACGCGATGACCGGCGACATCGACAGCCTGCTCGGCATCGACCCGCACGAACTGGTCGAACTTGCCGGCAGCCAGGGCGTCGAGGTGATGAACTGGGTCGCGATGCGCGGCGCGCTGCTGGGCGACGTCCACGAGCTGCACCGCAACTATCATTTGCCGATCTCCAACACCGCGTCGGGAATCATGCTGCTGGAGAACCGGCCGAAGCTGGCGCAGGCGGCGTAG
- the modD gene encoding ModD protein encodes MPAATTTELERLLDDDVPHGDLTTESLGIGAEAGVMEFTARDPMVLALAEDAAAILRLCGCEVEQIAASGDRLAPGAPILIARGAASGLLRGWKVAQTLIEIWSGVATATREIVEAARAVSPSIAVACTRKNTPGTKRFAVAAVKAGGAGMHRLGLSETILVFAEHRDFLDEPLGATVARLRSAVPEKKLVTEVSSIDAALAAAVAGFDVLQLEKFAPADVAALVARLAETPLRPVIAAAGGVNAANAANYAQAGAQVLVTSAPYMAKPRDVQVRIRREATK; translated from the coding sequence ATGCCCGCGGCCACCACCACCGAACTGGAGCGCCTGCTCGACGACGACGTCCCGCATGGCGACCTCACCACCGAGTCGCTCGGCATCGGCGCAGAAGCCGGGGTGATGGAGTTCACCGCGCGCGACCCGATGGTGCTGGCGCTGGCCGAGGATGCGGCGGCGATCCTGCGTCTGTGCGGCTGCGAGGTCGAACAGATCGCCGCGTCCGGAGACCGGCTCGCGCCCGGCGCGCCGATCCTGATTGCGCGCGGCGCGGCGTCCGGCCTGCTGCGCGGCTGGAAGGTGGCGCAGACGCTGATCGAGATCTGGTCCGGCGTTGCGACCGCCACCCGCGAGATCGTCGAGGCCGCGCGCGCGGTGTCGCCGTCGATCGCCGTCGCCTGCACCCGCAAGAACACGCCCGGCACCAAGCGCTTCGCGGTCGCCGCGGTGAAGGCCGGGGGCGCCGGCATGCACCGGCTCGGCCTGTCGGAAACCATCCTGGTGTTCGCCGAACATCGCGACTTTCTCGACGAGCCGCTGGGCGCCACCGTGGCGCGGCTGCGCTCCGCCGTGCCGGAAAAGAAGCTGGTCACCGAAGTGTCCTCGATCGACGCGGCGCTGGCTGCGGCGGTGGCCGGCTTCGACGTGCTGCAGCTCGAGAAATTCGCGCCCGCCGATGTCGCGGCGCTGGTCGCGCGGCTCGCCGAGACGCCGCTGCGCCCGGTGATCGCCGCCGCCGGCGGCGTCAACGCCGCCAACGCCGCGAACTACGCGCAGGCCGGCGCGCAGGTGTTGGTGACATCGGCGCCCTACATGGCGAAGCCGCGCGATGTGCAGGTGCGGATCAGGCGGGAAGCTACAAAGTAA
- a CDS encoding class I adenylate-forming enzyme family protein, whose translation MTFWAPSGIGGSLRRETHYGDRTMLCFADRPPTLAAMVDDLVTKFGDRPAIVDEDATLTYRELDDLVRRIAASLAGLGVTAGDRVALFLGNCREFVACALACNRIGALLVPIGTRQRKAELDFLLGNSGAKVLVFEAELAAEIPEAVDVPTLTHRFAAHGEADGARSFDDLLTAAPADAPVVAMHEDDTAVILYTSGTTGKPKGAELTHLSILHSAYAFARAHELTERDRGLVAVPLSHVTGLVGVTYATLAAGGCVVLMRQAFKTADFLALASREKITWSILVPAIYTLAAMHPEFDRYDLSAWRIGCFGGAPMPVPTIEMLTKRLPQLQLRNAYGATETTSPTTIMPQAHWRDHMDSVGQPIPYAQVRVVDADDREVAPGEPGELLIAGPMVVPRYWQREDANAREFVGGYWRSGDIGSIDADGFVRVFDRKKDMINRGGFKIFSAEVENVICGIDGVLETAIIGTPDPVLGERVNAIVVTNGDARLSERDVAAYCAARMSDYKVPESIIIRSEPLPRNANGKIQKTVLRETIAERAASYARA comes from the coding sequence ATGACTTTTTGGGCCCCTTCCGGCATCGGCGGATCGCTGCGCCGCGAAACGCATTACGGTGACCGGACGATGCTGTGCTTCGCCGACCGCCCGCCGACGCTGGCGGCGATGGTCGACGATCTGGTGACGAAATTCGGCGACCGCCCGGCGATCGTCGACGAGGACGCCACGCTGACCTATCGCGAACTCGACGACCTCGTCCGCCGGATCGCGGCGTCGCTGGCCGGCCTCGGCGTCACGGCGGGCGACCGGGTCGCGCTGTTTCTCGGCAATTGCCGGGAATTCGTCGCCTGCGCGCTGGCCTGCAACCGGATCGGCGCGCTGCTGGTGCCGATCGGGACGCGGCAGCGCAAGGCCGAGCTGGACTTCCTGCTCGGCAACAGCGGCGCCAAGGTGCTGGTGTTCGAGGCCGAACTCGCCGCGGAGATTCCGGAGGCCGTCGACGTCCCGACGCTGACGCATCGCTTCGCCGCGCATGGCGAGGCGGACGGCGCGCGGTCGTTCGACGATCTGCTGACGGCCGCACCCGCCGACGCACCTGTTGTGGCGATGCACGAGGACGACACCGCGGTGATCCTCTACACCTCGGGCACCACTGGCAAACCGAAGGGCGCCGAGCTGACGCATCTCAGCATCCTGCATTCGGCCTACGCCTTCGCCCGCGCGCATGAACTGACCGAACGCGACCGCGGCCTGGTCGCGGTGCCGCTGTCGCATGTCACCGGCCTGGTCGGCGTCACCTACGCCACGCTCGCCGCCGGCGGCTGCGTGGTGCTGATGCGGCAGGCGTTCAAGACCGCGGACTTCCTCGCGCTGGCGAGCCGCGAGAAGATCACCTGGTCGATCCTGGTGCCGGCGATCTACACGCTGGCGGCGATGCATCCGGAGTTCGACCGCTACGATCTGTCGGCGTGGCGGATCGGCTGCTTCGGCGGCGCGCCGATGCCGGTGCCGACCATCGAGATGCTGACGAAGCGGCTGCCGCAACTGCAACTGCGCAACGCCTATGGGGCGACCGAGACGACGTCGCCGACCACGATCATGCCGCAGGCCCATTGGCGCGATCACATGGACAGCGTCGGCCAGCCGATCCCCTATGCGCAGGTCCGCGTCGTCGACGCCGACGATCGCGAGGTCGCACCGGGCGAGCCCGGCGAGTTGCTGATCGCGGGGCCGATGGTGGTGCCGCGCTATTGGCAGCGGGAAGATGCCAACGCCAGGGAGTTCGTCGGCGGCTACTGGCGCAGCGGCGATATCGGTTCGATCGATGCCGACGGCTTCGTCCGGGTGTTCGACCGCAAGAAGGACATGATCAACCGCGGCGGCTTCAAGATCTTCTCGGCCGAGGTCGAGAACGTGATCTGCGGCATCGACGGCGTGCTGGAGACCGCGATCATCGGCACGCCGGATCCCGTGCTCGGCGAACGCGTCAACGCCATCGTGGTGACCAACGGGGATGCGCGGCTGAGCGAGCGCGACGTCGCCGCCTACTGCGCGGCGCGGATGTCGGACTACAAGGTGCCGGAAAGCATCATCATCCGTTCCGAGCCACTGCCGCGCAACGCCAACGGCAAGATCCAGAAGACGGTGCTGCGGGAGACGATTGCGGAGCGGGCGGCGAGCTACGCACGGGCCTAG
- a CDS encoding protocatechuate 4,5-dioxygenase subunit alpha, giving the protein MNQAVARERIGAKREIFGTPIFGPEAAQKGYALNKMCFSFNSAAARAEFVADEAAYCARYGLTAAQTDAILKRDLLKLLAEGGNAYYLAKFAGILGLNMQDIGALQTGMSVEQFKAKLLAARDS; this is encoded by the coding sequence ATGAATCAGGCTGTGGCGCGCGAACGCATCGGCGCCAAGCGCGAAATCTTCGGGACGCCGATCTTCGGCCCGGAGGCGGCGCAGAAGGGCTACGCCCTCAACAAGATGTGCTTCTCCTTCAATTCCGCCGCCGCCCGCGCCGAGTTCGTCGCGGACGAAGCCGCCTATTGCGCCCGCTACGGCCTCACCGCGGCGCAGACCGACGCGATCCTGAAGCGCGACCTGCTGAAGCTGCTCGCCGAGGGCGGCAATGCCTACTACCTCGCCAAATTCGCCGGCATCCTCGGCCTCAACATGCAGGACATCGGCGCGCTGCAGACCGGCATGAGCGTCGAACAGTTCAAGGCCAAGCTTCTGGCCGCCAGAGATTCGTGA
- the smc gene encoding chromosome segregation protein SMC, whose amino-acid sequence MKLTRLRLHGFKSFVEPTDFMIEPGLTGVVGPNGCGKSNLVEALRWAMGETSHKSLRATDMDAVIFAGSGNRPSRNHAEVVMSIDNTDRTAPAALNDSEILEISRRIEREAGSQYRINGREVRARDVQLLFADAATGARSPALVHQGKIGEIIQAKPEQRRRVLEDAAGVAGLHARRHEAELRLKAAETNLTRVEDVIGQLSSQVDGLKKQARQAIRFREVAAKVRKTEAMLYHLRWRDANTEVAAAAQVHDLGVRELAERTREQAEAARIQADRASELPGLRESEARAAAGLQRLVNARELLDREEARAKERVVELERRLAQFSSDVAREQQQAIDADAALERLQAEDIELREEILERVEKRGGVDERVGLAEEALGEAERLFAELTTQLAQLTARRNQFEQAVRSHRDRLGRLDTEIRNVDSEIERLTAETSGAGNVDELAEAVAMAQETLAELEASVQQAEAAHVGARQKLEGSRGPVTEADKRVQRLETEAKTISKILNGETKNLWPPIIDGITVAKGYEKAIGAVLGDDLDAPVDPTAPMRWTDIGVQADDPALPDGVEALSSHVNAPPELARRLAQIGVVAKERGGELVGLLKTGQRLVSLDGDVWRWDGFVASAHAPTGAARRLAERARLVDIENDLEQARIDAAAKRDALEMAEAELRNAAQAETASRESLRGARREVDAARERHAAAEREINRHAARRSALTEAHSRLAADRLEAEMACETAENALADLAPNDDAEQRLSAVRGDIENHRRLAAQVRAEAQALAREAELADKRLQAIVAERNQWIHRKQSAASQIATVEERVAELTAERAELDNAPTVFAEKRSAIITEIEYAESDRRTAADALATAERAMADTDRAAKATLELLSSAREACARAEERMEAARRRLEDVEREIRDMLEVEPQAAASLAEVQEGVELPPLAEIEADLEKLRRDRERLGAVNLRAEEELNEVETQHGSLAAERDDLVEAIKKLRTGIQSLNKEARERLLASFEVVNGHFKRLFTTLFGGGEAELKLIESDDPLEAGLEIIAKPPGKKPQSLSLLSGGEQALTAMALIFAVFLTNPSPICVLDEVDAPLDDHNVERFCDLLNEMTSTTETRFIIITHNPITMARMNRLFGVTMAERGVSQLVSVDLEGAVEILDQHVA is encoded by the coding sequence ATGAAACTCACGCGTCTCCGCCTTCACGGCTTCAAGTCGTTCGTCGAGCCCACCGACTTCATGATCGAGCCGGGGCTGACCGGCGTGGTCGGGCCGAACGGCTGCGGCAAGTCCAATCTGGTCGAGGCGCTGCGCTGGGCGATGGGCGAGACTTCGCACAAATCGCTGCGCGCGACCGACATGGACGCGGTGATCTTTGCGGGCTCCGGCAACCGGCCGTCGCGCAACCACGCCGAAGTGGTGATGTCGATCGACAACACCGACCGCACTGCGCCGGCGGCGCTGAACGATTCGGAGATTCTGGAAATCTCCCGCCGGATCGAGCGCGAGGCCGGCTCGCAATATCGCATCAACGGCCGCGAGGTCCGCGCCCGCGACGTGCAGCTGTTGTTCGCCGATGCCGCCACCGGCGCGCGCTCGCCGGCGCTGGTCCACCAGGGCAAGATCGGCGAGATCATTCAGGCGAAACCCGAGCAGCGCCGCCGCGTGCTGGAAGACGCCGCCGGCGTCGCCGGCCTGCATGCCCGCCGCCACGAGGCCGAATTGAGGCTGAAGGCGGCCGAAACCAACCTCACCCGCGTCGAGGACGTGATCGGGCAATTGTCGTCGCAGGTCGACGGGCTGAAGAAGCAGGCGCGGCAGGCGATCCGGTTCCGCGAAGTCGCCGCCAAGGTCCGCAAGACCGAGGCGATGCTGTATCATCTGCGCTGGCGCGACGCGAACACCGAGGTCGCCGCCGCGGCGCAGGTGCACGATCTCGGCGTCCGCGAACTCGCCGAGCGCACCCGCGAGCAGGCCGAGGCCGCCCGCATCCAGGCCGACCGCGCTTCCGAACTGCCCGGCCTGCGCGAGTCCGAGGCGCGCGCCGCCGCCGGCCTGCAGCGGCTGGTCAACGCCCGCGAACTGCTCGACCGCGAAGAGGCCCGCGCCAAGGAGCGCGTCGTCGAGCTGGAGCGCCGGCTGGCGCAGTTTTCCTCCGACGTCGCGCGCGAGCAGCAACAGGCGATCGACGCCGACGCGGCACTCGAACGGCTGCAGGCCGAGGACATCGAACTGCGCGAAGAGATTCTGGAGCGGGTCGAGAAGCGCGGCGGCGTCGACGAGCGCGTCGGCCTCGCCGAGGAAGCCCTCGGCGAAGCCGAGCGGCTGTTCGCCGAACTCACCACCCAGCTCGCCCAGCTCACCGCGCGGCGCAACCAGTTCGAGCAGGCGGTGCGCAGCCATCGCGACCGGCTCGGCCGGCTCGACACCGAGATCAGGAACGTCGACAGCGAGATCGAGCGGCTGACGGCGGAGACCAGCGGCGCCGGCAATGTCGACGAACTCGCCGAAGCCGTGGCGATGGCGCAGGAGACGCTGGCCGAACTCGAAGCCTCGGTGCAGCAGGCCGAAGCCGCGCATGTCGGCGCCCGGCAGAAGCTCGAGGGTTCGCGCGGCCCGGTGACCGAAGCCGACAAGCGGGTGCAGCGGCTCGAGACCGAAGCCAAGACGATCAGCAAGATCCTCAACGGCGAGACCAAGAATCTGTGGCCGCCGATCATCGACGGCATCACGGTCGCCAAGGGCTATGAAAAGGCGATCGGCGCCGTGCTGGGCGACGATCTCGATGCGCCGGTCGACCCGACCGCGCCGATGCGCTGGACCGATATCGGCGTGCAGGCCGACGATCCGGCGCTGCCGGACGGCGTCGAGGCGCTGAGTAGCCACGTCAACGCGCCGCCGGAGCTGGCGCGGCGTCTGGCGCAGATCGGCGTGGTGGCGAAGGAGCGCGGCGGCGAGCTGGTCGGGCTCCTCAAGACCGGCCAGCGGCTGGTGTCGCTCGACGGCGACGTCTGGCGCTGGGACGGCTTCGTCGCCTCGGCCCACGCGCCGACCGGCGCGGCGCGGCGCCTCGCCGAACGCGCCCGCCTCGTGGATATCGAGAACGACCTCGAACAGGCGCGGATCGACGCCGCCGCCAAGCGCGACGCGCTGGAGATGGCCGAGGCCGAATTGCGCAACGCCGCGCAGGCCGAAACCGCCTCGCGCGAGTCGCTCCGCGGCGCCCGCCGCGAGGTCGATGCCGCGCGCGAACGCCACGCCGCCGCCGAACGCGAGATCAACCGCCACGCCGCGCGGCGCTCGGCGCTGACCGAGGCGCATTCGCGCCTCGCCGCCGACCGGCTCGAAGCCGAGATGGCCTGCGAGACCGCCGAGAACGCGCTGGCGGATCTCGCGCCCAACGACGATGCCGAACAGCGGCTGTCTGCCGTGCGCGGCGACATCGAAAACCACCGCCGCCTCGCCGCACAGGTCCGCGCCGAGGCGCAGGCGCTGGCGCGTGAAGCCGAGCTCGCCGACAAGCGGCTGCAGGCGATCGTCGCCGAGCGCAACCAGTGGATCCACCGCAAGCAGAGCGCGGCGTCGCAGATCGCGACCGTCGAAGAGCGCGTCGCCGAGCTGACCGCCGAGCGCGCCGAACTCGACAACGCGCCGACCGTGTTCGCCGAGAAGCGCAGCGCGATCATCACCGAGATCGAATACGCCGAGAGCGACCGCCGCACCGCCGCCGACGCGCTCGCCACCGCCGAACGGGCGATGGCCGACACCGACCGCGCCGCGAAAGCGACGCTCGAACTTCTCTCCAGCGCCCGCGAAGCCTGCGCCCGCGCCGAGGAACGGATGGAAGCGGCGCGACGCCGGCTCGAAGACGTCGAGCGCGAGATCCGCGACATGCTCGAAGTCGAGCCGCAGGCCGCCGCCTCGCTCGCCGAGGTCCAGGAGGGCGTGGAGCTGCCGCCGCTCGCCGAGATCGAGGCCGATCTGGAAAAGCTGCGCCGCGACCGCGAGCGGCTCGGCGCCGTCAATCTGCGCGCCGAGGAAGAGCTCAACGAAGTCGAGACCCAGCACGGCTCGCTCGCCGCCGAGCGCGACGATTTGGTCGAGGCGATCAAGAAGCTGCGCACCGGCATCCAGAGCCTCAACAAGGAGGCGCGCGAGCGGCTCTTGGCATCGTTCGAAGTGGTCAACGGCCATTTCAAGCGGCTGTTCACCACGCTGTTCGGCGGCGGCGAGGCCGAGCTGAAGCTGATCGAGAGCGACGATCCGCTCGAGGCCGGCCTCGAGATCATCGCCAAGCCCCCCGGCAAGAAGCCGCAATCGCTGTCGCTGTTGTCCGGCGGCGAGCAGGCGCTGACCGCGATGGCGCTGATCTTCGCGGTGTTCCTCACCAACCCGTCGCCGATCTGCGTGCTGGACGAAGTCGACGCGCCGCTCGACGACCACAACGTCGAACGGTTCTGCGACCTGTTGAACGAGATGACCTCGACCACCGAAACCCGCTTCATCATCATCACCCACAACCCGATCACCATGGCGCGGATGAACCGGCTGTTCGGCGTCACCATGGCGGAGCGCGGCGTGTCGCAACTCGTCTCCGTCGACCTCGAAGGCGCGGTGGAGATCCTGGATCAGCACGTGGCGTGA